Proteins encoded in a region of the Zea mays cultivar B73 chromosome 2, Zm-B73-REFERENCE-NAM-5.0, whole genome shotgun sequence genome:
- the LOC100279574 gene encoding ribulose bisphosphate carboxylase small subunit 2, with the protein MAPTVMMASSATAVAPFQGLKSAASLPVARRSTRSLGNVSNGGRIRCMQVWPAYGNKKFETLSYLPPLSTDDLLKQVDYLLRNGWIPCLEFSKLGFVYRENSTSPCYYDGRYWTMWKLPMFGCTDATQVYKELQEAIAAYPDAFHRVIGFDNVRQTQCVSFIAYKPPGSE; encoded by the exons ATGGCGCCCACCGTGATGATGGCCTCGTCGGCAACCGCCGTCGCCCCGTTCCAGGGTCTCAAGTCCGCCGCCAGCCTCCCCGTCGCCCGCCGCAGCACCAGGAGCCTCGGCAACGTCAGCAACGGCGGAAGGATCCGGTGCATGCAG GTGTGGCCGGCCTACGGCAACAAGAAGTTCGAGACGCTGTCGTACCTGCCGCCGCTGTCGACGGACGACCTGCTGAAGCAGGTGGACTACCTGCTGCGCAACGGCTGGATACCCTGCCTCGAGTTCAGCAAGCTCGGGTTCGTGTACCGCGAGAACTCCACCTCCCCGTGCTACTACGACGGCCGCTACTGGACCATGTGGAAGCTGCCCATGTTCGGCTGCACCGACGCCACGCAGGTGTACAAGGAGCTGCAGGAGGCCATCGCCGCGTACCCGGACGCCTTCCACCGCGTCATCGGCTTCGACAACGTCAGGCAGACGCAGTGCGTCAGCTTCATCGCCTACAAGCCCCCCGGCAGCGAGTAG